GTGGCAGTGTTGAGATCGAGGATTCCTGTTTTAGAATGGCATCAAAAATACCTTTCCAATGATATTCTTCCGCTTCTGCTGTCATTTCTAATCCGACTTCTTTTGCCGCCTGAGTCGTGACCGGACTGATACTGGCTAACTTAATCTTTTTGCCAAGTTGCTCACGTGCTTTCTCTGTTAAAAGACGATTAAAATTCCGGGCGATCGAGGGGCTGCTCAATCCAATCCAATCTAATTCTCCTGATTCCAGCAAGCCTATACTTTCTGAATCCCATTCTGTCATATCATGATTTTCATAAACCACGATTTTGTCTACGATTGCAGAAACTGTTGCCAGTTCGTTCTGTAAAACTTCTCGTCCCCGGTTGGCCCCCGCCCAGAGAATCCTTTGCTGACCGACCAGAGGTTTCATCGCTGCGGCTAGAGCTTCCGCTCGATACTGAGGAGGAATTAAGTCTGCACGCAGATGAAAGGCATTCAAAGCTTCGGCCGTTGAAGGGCCTATCGTGGCAATCTTCAGATGCGATAATTGTCTGGCATCAAAGCCCGTTTCCCATAAACGATTCAGAAAATATTGGACGCCATTCGCACTCGTAAAGACTAGCCATTGATATTCTTCGAGCCGCGAAATTGCGTTGTCCACGGGAGCCCAGTCTGCTGGACCACTGATTTCGATGGTCGGTAATAGGATCGGTTGCGCACCCATTTTGAGCGCCAGTTTGATTTCTGTCTCTGATTGTTCCCAGGGACGTGTAATCCCAATTCGTAGACCAAATAAAGGCTTTTGCTCAAACCAGGCAATTTGATCGCGCAACGAAACACATTCTCCAATCACGATCAATGAAGGCGCAATCAAACCTGCTTTCTGCACAGAGTCTGGTAAATCGGAAAGCTGACCGCAGACTGTTTTTTGAAACGGGGTCGTTCCACGACTTATGACAGCCGCTGGTGTGCTTTCAGATTTTCCGGCCCGTATTAATGAACTGACAATATGTTTAATTTTGTGCAAGCCCATATAAAATACGAGTGTTCCAGGGAATTTTGCCAGGACCTCATAATCTAAGGATGAGCCTGTTTTGTCTGGATTCTCATGGCCGGTAATTAACGCAACGG
The Gimesia aquarii DNA segment above includes these coding regions:
- the cobA gene encoding uroporphyrinogen-III C-methyltransferase, producing MAKGKVYLVGAGPGDPGLITIKGVECLKQADLILYDGLVNPLLLQHVSSEVERTCRVAVGCNNRRILKQDEINQRLITAAREGKTVVRLKGGDPFIFGRGSEEAVALREAGIEFEVIPGITAATAAAGYAGISITHRAHASAVALITGHENPDKTGSSLDYEVLAKFPGTLVFYMGLHKIKHIVSSLIRAGKSESTPAAVISRGTTPFQKTVCGQLSDLPDSVQKAGLIAPSLIVIGECVSLRDQIAWFEQKPLFGLRIGITRPWEQSETEIKLALKMGAQPILLPTIEISGPADWAPVDNAISRLEEYQWLVFTSANGVQYFLNRLWETGFDARQLSHLKIATIGPSTAEALNAFHLRADLIPPQYRAEALAAAMKPLVGQQRILWAGANRGREVLQNELATVSAIVDKIVVYENHDMTEWDSESIGLLESGELDWIGLSSPSIARNFNRLLTEKAREQLGKKIKLASISPVTTQAAKEVGLEMTAEAEEYHWKGIFDAILKQESSISTLPPNAESTPE